GGGGCCTCAGAACTGCCCGCAACACAGCAGGCCAGCAGGGCCTCTCCATCACTGTCCCCTGCCCTGACACAGGGGACAGACATGGCAGTTATCCTGCGGGGGGTGGCCCTGCCCTGCCATTGGATTGGACTGGCAGTGTTGGCCACTGAGCACAGGTCACTCTTTTGGTTGCAGTGGTGGGACATGGTGGGAGGGTCTGTGTCCTGTGGCTGAGGACTGCccacctgctgcccaggcccCAGCAGGTGCCACCCCAGGGTCTCTGTGACCCCCTGCATGGGACCCAGACCTCCCCCTGGAGCCCCAACTGCTCCCGATGTCTTGTCCTTCCCTGTCTGGGCAGCAGGGATGTAGGAGGGGCACAAGCCAACTCAGGTGGCCTCAGGCACCAACACTTCCCACCACCACTTTCTCGCTTGGCCAGGTGAACCCTGGGGCCAGCAACGCCCTCAGTGGCAGTGCGCAGCCCGTGGGGCTGAGCGAGCTGTCGTTGGTGGGACTTGCTGGCCCTGAGGGCCCCTCTGAGGTCAGCTCCTCACCCCAGGAGGGAACACGCAGTTGGGCTTCCAGCGGCAGGGACAAGTCGGAGCAGGCGGCCGCACGCGGGGGCTGAGGAGCGGAGCTGGGCCTGTCGCAGGGTCAGCCTTCAGAGCCCCACCAAGAGTGGGGCAGCACTGGAAGTGAAGATGAGCCCCCACCCAGGAGGGACTTGAGCGCAGGGCCGGCGTGGAGTGTGCCAGGCCCCGTGCCCAGGCTGCTTCACTGTGGCCATCAGCACGTGCTGGCCGCGGCTGGGCCAAAAAAGGCACGTGACATCTCATTCCTACCCGCTGCTGGCATCAGGTCACCCGGGCAGGGCTGCACCCCTCAGCAGCTGATCAGGCCAGGCCTGGGCAGAGGGTGTGGAGCACCCGGATGGGCTTAGGATGCTGGGCAGCAGGCTGAGGGAGCAGCAGGCCTGAGCACCTACGTGCACAGCAGGCAGCTGCAGAGGCCCCAGCCTGCCACCCACACTGTCCGCACAGGTGCCCCTCAGTGATGAGCCTCAGGACAGCCCTGCCCATCCGTTTTTCATCTGTCCCTCTAGGCTGCTTTCTGTATGACTTCTCCTGACAGATCTTCCAGTTCACAAGTCCTCTCTCCTGCAGTGTCTAGGAGTAGTTGCTTAACTGCTCTTGGAGGGTTAGGTTGGGGCATTGTTTGTTCATTTCTAGACACCCCACTTGTTTTCTCAAACCCACTAAACAGCTTCTACTTGACCTGTCAATACTTCCAACACTGTTTTCTGTGAGTACAGACAGCACGCTTGTTTATAATCTGccttttttccccagtgctaaggatgaaacccagggcctcaccatgctaggcaaatgctccaccatgAGCCACACCCACCCTCTGATCTGTTTCGGTGGTCCCACAAGCCCCAGCCCCTGCACGCATGCCCCCTGCCTCCACAAGCCCCTTGGGGTTCCTTGTCATGGGCCAGGCTCCCCAGTGCTGGGTCCGCTGTGATCCGCTCAACGACCTTGAAGTCACTTAGGAGGGAAGTGTGCAGAGCCTAGGACAGGTCATGCTTCTTCCTACCAGGCACCTAGCGGACCCCAAGTTAGGTAAACACTGTTTACAAGGAAACTCCAGGCTTGGGGGATTTGGGGCCAATCTGGTGGTGGGCAAGTAGGTCTTGTGTGCACCACGTCAAGGCATAGACCACAACTCCTCGGGCGCAGACTTCCCACTGGGCTGCCTGGTTGCCCTGGGGACAAGAGAGGAGGAGGGCTTAGCTTGGGTCCAGCCATCAGTGAGCAAGGCCCCCACCAGCTCCCAGGCCTGTCCCTGCACACCTGGCCTTGCTGCAGTGAGGAGGCTGGCAGGAGGACACAGGCCAGCACGTGTGTGAGCGTGGATCACTGAAGAATTCAGGGAAATGGCCCAAGGACAGACGTCCAGAATCACCCTAACAGCACCAGCAGGTCAGGTCACCCGACAACTTGTACCGAGAAATCCCTCTCCCCGGCTCCTGTGGGCTTCCTCCTTCCTTGGCCATGGCTCTTGGCTTTGCTTCTCACCTTccaccagcccctgcccctcGCAGCTGGCAGAATAGCTTGTGCACACCTGGGCGATGCCCTGGGTCAGCCCAACACTCAGCCACCGTCACCTGCTGCATCTCCCTTGGGCTTTCCTTCCGTCGGACTCAGCACGGACACTCATTAGGACCCGAATGCTTCCTCATTGCTAGATTCCAAACACTTTCATACAGCCTTTCTTGGCTGTTCAGCAGGTGGGACGCCAGGCACCCAGACCCTCCAGGAGTGCTCAACCAGGCCTGCGCCAACCACCACAGGGCACCAAGGTGCTCCAGGCCAGGGCCGCCCGTAGGACCTGAGGCCAGCAGGGCCGCCTAGCCTGACACCCCGCCCACACCCCACCTTCCTGGGCCTCTCTGCTTTGACTCCGAATAAAAAAGCAACAGCACCCAAAGAACGGGGAGGCCAAAACGTTTAAGTTATTAAATCAAATATACAGAGTGATTCAtttaatatgtacatatgtacagaAATGCACTTTCACAAGGGGGCAGGGCCAGCAGGTGGGCAGCGGCCTGGCGCCCACAGCGAACGCTGACAGTTGCGGGGGTCTGTGTGAAGGCACTTGTCACAAGCGTCAGTGCTGCAACGTCCCAGGAGGGGAAACCAAGCAGCGGGGAAGGGCACTTCTGAAAGCACAGTGCAGGGTCGCTGGGCAGCacgggcagggaggcagggacgGCTGGCAGACGGCCGGCCACAGCGCGGCAGCTCTGCCCACCGGCCTCCGCCACCAACAGCCACAGGTCCCAGTGACAGCCGGGAGCCACACAGCCAGAGGCCACACTGTTGGCCATGGGTCCCAGGGACAGCCAGGGGCCACACTGTTGGCCATGGGTCCCAGGGACAGCCAGGGGCCACACTGTTGGCCATGGGTCCCAGGGACAGCCAGGGGCCACACTGTCGGCCACGGGTCTCAGGCTCTTTGGTTTGGAGCCACAGAGAAACCCAAGTgaggaataaaaaagaaggtCCTGTAAACAGCGCACAGCCTCTGGTGACAAAGGCCACCCACCTGGGGGACACGCCCTGCGCTCTCCCGCTACACAGCGAGCGACGCACTTTACAAAAATAGCGACTATCTGAGAATACTCGGTTGTTTTCTGCCTGACAGTTATCGAATAATTTATACAAGGTTAAAGAAAcgtagaaaataaacatttttttggttttggtggttttttttacacaaaataaagaaactatgcACATGGTCTTGGCCTCCCATGGTCCGGCAGGTGGCAGGGTTCCGGCAAGGGTCCTGGGTCCCGGCCCAGTGGGCGGTACGCCCTACTCCTTGCCAGCACGGGGCACGTCCGTGACGCTCCTGACGGCCCGGTTGTCCACTTTGGGGCCTGAGGCCCAGAGGGCTGGCCCCCCCAGCGAGCCGCCGGGGTCTTTGGTGAGTTTACTTGAGAGGAACTTCCCCGCCTCCAGGGAGTCCTCCTCTCTGTGGCCCagctcctcgtcctcctcctcgtCCCCGTGGCCTGCGGGACCGGGCAGTGCCTCTCCCGCCCTGCGTGGCGGTGTGAAGTTCTTGCACCGGTAGAGCACGTCCTTGTGGCCCCCGCCACCCGGGCCCCCACCGGGCCGCTCGATGGGGTTCCGGATGGGGTTGAGCGGGGCCCACTGGTTGTTGGCGCTCTCGTCCCGGGGCAGCCGGCTCCTCTCCCGCTCTTTCCTGCGCTTCCGTGTCCACCACACACAGATGACCACACAGGCTAGCCACAGCACGCTGAACACGCTGCACAGCACGGGCACCAGCAGACCTGGGCGAGGGAGGGGCTGAGGAGCCGCAGCCGGCCGCCGCTCGGGCAGGCTTCTGCAGGAGAGGGCTGGGGGCTCCACACCCTGCCCAGCCTCTGAGCCGGGTCTGCCTGGAGGATTCCCTGGGTCTGGGGGTCCTGCTCACCTGTGGAAGAGCCACCCATGACGACCGTCTCCACTTTGACCTCGGTGACCGCCAGCAGCAGTGAACTATTGCCCCGCTGAGTGATAGCAGCCACAAGGGCGTGGGCAGCACTCTGGATCAGGCTGCCGTCGGCCAGGTCCCGCGCAGGGCTGAAGGACTGCAGCATAAGATGTCCCTGAAGCCTGCCCCAGCCGGCCCAGGCCTAGGCTGCTGCACGGGAGGCTGCCAGCAGGAGGCGCCATGACCAGGGCTGTGCAGCACACGGTGAGGGCTGGGGAACCTGGGGCCCAAGGCTTCCCCTGTGGGGGGCTCATGGGAAAAGGTGCTAAGGTGGGGACATACCCACTGGGCAGGTTCGGCAGGGTGTGGCCTGGGCTAGCCCTTTACTGTCCCTGCATTCTGCACGGGGAGGGGTGCCCCTTCAATCCACTCCCAGCCCCCAATTCCACCCTGCTGGCCACGCCCCCCAAGTGCTCTGCAAACCAGCAGTGTCCCCAGGCCTTGACCTCTGCCCACACACCACCCTGGCATCCAGCCTGCACCGCAAGACACTTTCCACCATGCCCTCTCCCTAACCACTGTCCCTCCACCAAGCACCAAGGCTACCCCCCCTTTGTTTGGTGTCCCCTGCCTGTGATAACTCCTCTTGGCCAATCTGACTGCCAGTTGAAGGCCACTTCTTCCAGGACGTGCCCCCCACCAGGGCCCTCTGCCCAACAGCCCTAACCTCCATGACTTCAGACAGCAGACTCAGGAAAGGACTTCTGCTGCCCAGCTGAGCCAGGGGTGCTGGCCATCACTGCCCATGCTGCCCCTCCCAGACCTGGCCCAGCCTGCTACCTGCTGACCCAGCCCCCAACCCGTTTCCACCCAGCGCGGCCTCTgcagcccaggcccagcccagcctgaGACCTGGGCCAGTCAGAGACTGTTCACTCCCTCCATGCCACCAGAGTGACCCCCTCCAAACCCACAGACAAGCCCCTGTGGACCCCCTCAGGTGGACCTCTGCTCTGGACCTCTCCCTCACATCAGAGACCACAGCCCACACCCTGCTTTCTGGACCCCTAGAAGCTGACCCCATGGCTCCCTCAGTCATTGGGCCACTCCAGTCACTCCGATCCTGGACATCCTGGTTCTACCCTCactccctctgccctctgccctcccaccATTCCCCAGGTGGACGTCCCCAGGTGGATGCCCATCCAGCCCCAGGCTGAGTCCCCACTGCTCTGCCCTCAAGTCTGCCTGGTTCTATGGGACTGTGGCATGTCCCAGGTCCCCCTGGGGCTTGGGCCTGTACAGGAGACACTCACCATGGCCACCTCCACTGCACTGGGCCCTGAGGAGGCCCGGTCACAAAGCAGCAGGAGCAAGCGGTCATGGGCCACTGCCCTCGTGGCAGGCAGAGAGCGGATCCCAGAGCAGATGGCGCCCACAGTGGTGCCCTGGGAATATGGGCAGCAGGTGAGCAGGGTCTGGGGGCCCAGGACCTGAGGCTGCTTGTCCCTCAGCTGGCCAGCAGCTCATGGTGGGACATACCTTGCAACCCACCAGGGGGAGCAGAGCAGACAAGAGGAGGCACCACCCTGCCTCCCAACCCTGTCCTGGGGCAGTCACTCCACCTATAGaccccggggggggggggggggggggggggggagaagggCTTGGGGGGATGGGCAGGTCAGCTCCAGGCACCCGGATGACTAGGGCAGGACCTCAGCAGGAAGGAGAACTATCCACAAAACTGCAGGCAACAACCAGACCAGTGCAGCCCACCATGACCCGTGGTCCAGGACCCAGACAGCTGGGCAAACAGGAAGCCCAGCCTGGACCCACTCTCCCAGCCTCCCCCGAGCCGTGGCCCCTCACCTGAGCCCACAGGCAGCTACGTGGAAGCCATGGCTTCCCTGCCCTTCAGGAGCAGAGGCAGCCCCTGGGCTGAGCACACTCACCCGGGGCACCTGGTCACCGTCAAAGCGCAGAGTAAGACGTGCACAGTTGTTGTCCAGGTGGCCGGAGCGTGGCAGGCAGGGCGTGCTGGGTGGCAGGGGCTCCCCTGAGACACACTCCCCCCAGGACTCGCAGGGTGGCTGCAGGCACTGGCCTGGGGCCTTCTCTCGGCACTGCTGCCCAGGTGGGCACTGGGCACTCAGGGTGGCAGGCTGGCCAGACAGCAGACAGGGCTTCCACCCACACCACACCTGGGGCAGGCATTGACaccacagagacagaaacagatgGCTGGTCAGCAGGTCCACCATGTGGCCCTGCCCCACCACCCAGGCCCCAGGGGGGCAGGCTGAACTCCACTGCAGTTCAGAAAGCTGTCCACTGGTGCAGGCGGCCCGGTGGGGCCAGGCTAAGCCTGTTTCCCGAGCTGTGAGCGGAGGGCTGGGGCCTGTCTCAGAGTAAGGTGCAATCAGGCCTCGACCCACCCCAGTGCAGCCTCCTGGCGTCTTAGAGGAAGCCCTGGGATCGAGGGTGCCCAGGGTCAGCATCTCAGCAGACCCACAGGacgcagggcagggcaggaggcctAAGACTCCCAGCGGGGCCCCACCTTGCTGCAGTCCCGGTGGCCATCCAGGCAGCGGCAGCTGTTGCAGTCTTCCAGCCAGGAGCTCCCATGTGGGAACGGCGTGCCCCGGGACCAGCAGGACCTCCCAAATCCCATCACTGCAGGAAAGGGGCAGGGTCACAGGGGTGTCCGGGCCCGGCCCTGTGCAGCAGAGCCCCACCAGGCCTACCTTCCTGGCACCGCAGGCCAGTTCGGCCAGGCGGGCAGCTGCAGCGATATCCATCAATCTCATCCACACATGTGGCCCCGTAGGCACAGGGCGAGGACTGGCACTCGTCAATGTCTGCAAAGAAAGCGGCTGGCGCTCAGGGGCAACAGGCTGGCACCCAAGCAGGGCCTGGGACCCAGGGAGGGTCCAGGGGAGCAGCCCTGGGTCACCTGCCTGTAGCAGCCTGGCTGGGACAGGGGCTGCCACTGTCATTCGCCCACCTAAGGCCTTCCCACACCCACTGTCCCCTATTTGCCTCTGCCACGGGGTGCACAGGAGCCCCCAGACTCCATCCCTTCCTAGGGTACCCCACCACCAGCATGGACCCCAGTGGACAACAGCTCTGGGCCACAGCTGAACAGCAGCAGGCTGTGCTATGCCCTGACGGCCCCCGCCTCCCGCAACCCTCCGCTGGTCCAGGGTGGGGCCACCCTTCGGCACTCAGAGGGCATGCCCTTGGACCAGGTAGGACACACAAGTGGCTCAGGAGAAGCAGGATGTGGACATCTAGGTCTCCAACCATGACACCCGGGCTGGCTGAGGGGCTCCCAGGGTTGCAGCCCATGCCCTGCGCCCACCCGGCCACCCCAAGCTGCTCACTGATGCGGCAGTCAGGGCCCGCGAAACCAGGTGCACACTCGCAGCGGAACCAGTTGACCCCATCTACGCAGAGGCCGCCATTGTAGCTGCAGAAAGAGGGTGGGCATCAGGGTGTCCTACCCTTGAAGCCCCCAACCCACCTCTGGGGCTACCACTCACCAGGGCAGAGGGTTGCAGTCATTGGTGTCTGGAtttgaggaaagagagaagatcGTTGGTCCAGCACCCACCTGCCCAGCAGGCCTCCACGCCAGGCCTGGGGGCCCGGGCTCAAGGGCAGACAGATACTGTCCACACCAGCCCCCCCAGGCTGTGGGGCAGGAGAGTCTTGGAGAGGAGTCAGGAGTCCAGGCAGGGTCACCAAGGAGGTGGAGTAAGGGGGCCTGTGAGCAGGAGCCCTGAGCTGCAGGGGGAGGTAGCAGCTCTGGGGAAGGGCCTGGGGTGTGGGCAGAGGACTGGAGGAGCgggtgggggcagggctgggagccTGGTGGAAACACGTGGGCCCCCCTCCATGGGCCCGCCCCACCGGACAGGCAAGCGTCCCTCACAACCCGGGGGCCGCAGCTCACTGTGCGTGCAGGTGCGGCCCTCCCAGCCGTCCCGGCAGATGCAGGAGAAGGAGTCCCCACTGCCCACACAGGTGCCCCCATTCAGGCAGGGGTTGGGCAGGCAGCTGCTGTTCTCGGCTGTGGGGAGGGAGGCGGGGCCTGCTCAGACCCCAGCTGAGGTGGGGCAGCGGGCGCTGGGTGGCTGTGCACACGGTACAAGCGAGGCTCCTCACCAATGGTGCAGGTGCTGCCCTTCCAGCCGGGGGGACACGCACAGCGGAAGGTGTCCCCGCTGTCGTAGCAGGTGCCGCCGTTGCTGCAAGTGTAGGCGTCACACTGGAACTCGCCTGCGGGCACACGGCGGCTCAACAGGCAGGCCTGGCCAGGGCAGGGTCCCCGCGGGCAGCCGCGGCCGCGCACTCACGCGAGTGGCAGGTCTTGCCCTTCCAGCCGCCGTCACAGGCGCAGTAGAAGTCGTTGACCAGGTCGTGGCAGCGGCCGCGGCTGTGGCAGGGGTCGGGGAGGCAGTCGTTGGAATCTGGGGGCGAGGACGCCGGTCAGCGGGGAGCACCGGCGCTGGGAAGGGACCGAGAGCTGGCGAGGACCCGGCCCGCCTGCCGGGGCGGGGCGTGGGCTTGCGGGGCCTGGGGGCGGGGCCAGGCCTGGCAGGGCGGGGCCGCACTCACTGGTGTCGCACAGCTCGCCCTCCCAGCCGCTGGGGCAGAAGCAGCGGAAGGAGTCCACCTCGTCGATGCAGGTGCCCCCGTTGCGGCAGGGCTGGCCCAGGCAGTCGTCGATGTCTGTTGGAGAGGGCACGTGAGCCCCGCGCGGGGGCCCAGCCCGCCCTGCGGCCCAGCCCTAGGGGGCACTCACTCTCGTGGCAGTAGGTGCCCGTGAAGCCGCTGTCGCAGACACAGGAGAAGTTGCCTCCGGGCTGGCTGACACAGTGCCCGTGGGGGCCGCACACACCAGAGGGCCTGGAGCCAGGCACCCGGGACCCCGCCTCAAAGCCGCAGCCATCAATCACTGTGGCAGAGGGACAGCAGTCAGGCCAGCCATGCCCAGGCTCGCCCCTCCCTGACCCCACTGGGCCTGCAGGCTGCTGCCCTGCACCTCTGCAGCCTCCACCAGGGCAGGGGACCCTGGGCACCGAGCAGTTCTTGCCGCCAAAGTCCTCAGGGCAGGAGCAGTAGTAGTCACCCTCCAAGTTGTAGCAGCGGGCACCATTCAGACAGGGGCTTGGCTGGCAGAGGTCCACGTCCACCTGCGACCGGGGTAGGGCTGGTGTGAAACCCCAGCCCAACTGCTCGCCTGAAGACAGATCCCTAGGATCCCCAAGGCCAGGCCACTGCTCCACCTGAATGACCAGACAGCCCCAGGTTGAGCAGTGCTGGCCAGAGCCTAAAGGGAGGCCGCCTGCTTGAGACCACACTGGCGGTCAGCTGGACGGAAACACCTGTGGGTCCCAAGGCCCCTCCCAGCCCCTCGCCTCCACAGCCCcagcttcctctgcctcccacagACGGCATCCGGCCTCAGCTCCTCCTGCTGGCAGGAAGGCCAGCTCCTGACCCCACATGCCAGGCGTCCTTAGAGCCAATACAGCAGGTCACCTCCATGCTTGCTGACCTAGGCCAGGCTTTTGCTGGGCAGAAGGCTCAGCCTCTTTACAAAGGCCAGAGCAGAGGCAGATGTGGCCAGGGTCAAGGCAGGAGGGGTCTAGGGAGTGAGGAGGGCAAGGGCTCCAGGGGACAGTGACTCCTGCTCAGGGCCCGCTGCACCCATgacacccctcccacccaggcACCCTACCCTGACCTGGAACCCTCTCTCAGGCTGCTCTCCCATCAGATGGGGCTCCTGGGCTGCCTGCAGGAAGAGGCTCATGGGTCAGACAAGCACCAAAGGAGCCCAAACTCACTGACCCTTTAAGGCCAACCCCACCCTGCCAGGCTCTCAGGAGCACGGGAAACAG
The Sciurus carolinensis chromosome 2, mSciCar1.2, whole genome shotgun sequence DNA segment above includes these coding regions:
- the Jag2 gene encoding protein jagged-2 isoform X2 → MRGPGRLPRRLLLLLALWVQAARPMGYFELQLSALRNVNGELLSGACCDGDGRTTRAGGCGHDECDTYVRVCLKEYQAKVTPTGPCSYGHGATPVLGGNSFYLPPAGAAGDRARARARAGGDQEPGLVVIPFQFAWPRSFTLIVEAWDWDNDTTPDEELLIERVSHAGMINPEDRWKSLHFSGHVAHLELQIRVRCDDNYYSATCNKFCRPRNDFFGHYTCDQYGNKACMDGWMGKECKEAVCKQGCNLLHGGCAVPGECRCSYGWQGRFCDECVPYPGCVHGSCVEPWHCDCETNWGGLLCDKDLNYCGNHHPCVNGGTCINAEPDQYHCACPDGYSGKNCERAEHACASNPCANGGSCHEVPSGFECHCPSGWSGPTCALDIDECASNPCAAGGTCVDQVDGFECICPEQWVGATCQLDVNDCRGQCQHGGTCKDLVDGYQCLCPRGFGGRHCELERDECASSPCRGGGICEDLVDGFRCHCPKGLSGLFCEVDVDLCQPSPCLNGARCYNLEGDYYCSCPEDFGGKNCSVPRVPCPGGGCRVIDGCGFEAGSRVPGSRPSGVCGPHGHCVSQPGGNFSCVCDSGFTGTYCHENIDDCLGQPCRNGGTCIDEVDSFRCFCPSGWEGELCDTNSNDCLPDPCHSRGRCHDLVNDFYCACDGGWKGKTCHSREFQCDAYTCSNGGTCYDSGDTFRCACPPGWKGSTCTIAENSSCLPNPCLNGGTCVGSGDSFSCICRDGWEGRTCTHNTNDCNPLPCYNGGLCVDGVNWFRCECAPGFAGPDCRINIDECQSSPCAYGATCVDEIDGYRCSCPPGRTGLRCQEVMGFGRSCWSRGTPFPHGSSWLEDCNSCRCLDGHRDCSKVWCGWKPCLLSGQPATLSAQCPPGQQCREKAPGQCLQPPCESWGECVSGEPLPPSTPCLPRSGHLDNNCARLTLRFDGDQVPRGTTVGAICSGIRSLPATRAVAHDRLLLLLCDRASSGPSAVEVAMSFSPARDLADGSLIQSAAHALVAAITQRGNSSLLLAVTEVKVETVVMGGSSTGLLVPVLCSVFSVLWLACVVICVWWTRKRRKERERSRLPRDESANNQWAPLNPIRNPIERPGGGPGGGGHKDVLYRCKNFTPPRRAGEALPGPAGHGDEEEDEELGHREEDSLEAGKFLSSKLTKDPGGSLGGPALWASGPKVDNRAVRSVTDVPRAGKE
- the Jag2 gene encoding protein jagged-2 isoform X1; translated protein: MRGPGRLPRRLLLLLALWVQAARPMGYFELQLSALRNVNGELLSGACCDGDGRTTRAGGCGHDECDTYVRVCLKEYQAKVTPTGPCSYGHGATPVLGGNSFYLPPAGAAGDRARARARAGGDQEPGLVVIPFQFAWPRSFTLIVEAWDWDNDTTPDEELLIERVSHAGMINPEDRWKSLHFSGHVAHLELQIRVRCDDNYYSATCNKFCRPRNDFFGHYTCDQYGNKACMDGWMGKECKEAVCKQGCNLLHGGCAVPGECRCSYGWQGRFCDECVPYPGCVHGSCVEPWHCDCETNWGGLLCDKDLNYCGNHHPCVNGGTCINAEPDQYHCACPDGYSGKNCERAEHACASNPCANGGSCHEVPSGFECHCPSGWSGPTCALDIDECASNPCAAGGTCVDQVDGFECICPEQWVGATCQLDANECEGRPCLNAFSCKNLIGGYYCDCIPGWKGINCHINVNDCRGQCQHGGTCKDLVDGYQCLCPRGFGGRHCELERDECASSPCRGGGICEDLVDGFRCHCPKGLSGLFCEVDVDLCQPSPCLNGARCYNLEGDYYCSCPEDFGGKNCSVPRVPCPGGGCRVIDGCGFEAGSRVPGSRPSGVCGPHGHCVSQPGGNFSCVCDSGFTGTYCHENIDDCLGQPCRNGGTCIDEVDSFRCFCPSGWEGELCDTNSNDCLPDPCHSRGRCHDLVNDFYCACDGGWKGKTCHSREFQCDAYTCSNGGTCYDSGDTFRCACPPGWKGSTCTIAENSSCLPNPCLNGGTCVGSGDSFSCICRDGWEGRTCTHNTNDCNPLPCYNGGLCVDGVNWFRCECAPGFAGPDCRINIDECQSSPCAYGATCVDEIDGYRCSCPPGRTGLRCQEVMGFGRSCWSRGTPFPHGSSWLEDCNSCRCLDGHRDCSKVWCGWKPCLLSGQPATLSAQCPPGQQCREKAPGQCLQPPCESWGECVSGEPLPPSTPCLPRSGHLDNNCARLTLRFDGDQVPRGTTVGAICSGIRSLPATRAVAHDRLLLLLCDRASSGPSAVEVAMSFSPARDLADGSLIQSAAHALVAAITQRGNSSLLLAVTEVKVETVVMGGSSTGLLVPVLCSVFSVLWLACVVICVWWTRKRRKERERSRLPRDESANNQWAPLNPIRNPIERPGGGPGGGGHKDVLYRCKNFTPPRRAGEALPGPAGHGDEEEDEELGHREEDSLEAGKFLSSKLTKDPGGSLGGPALWASGPKVDNRAVRSVTDVPRAGKE